In Sulfitobacter sp. W027, a single window of DNA contains:
- a CDS encoding VIT family protein: MPREGHYINRSNWLRAAVLGANDGIVSSASLLVGVSAAGMTHGNVLLTGLAGLTAGALSMAAGEYVSVSAQADVERADLERERVALIEDPDYELSELAEGLENRGVESDLALEVAAQMTDHDALGAHAREELGMFGLAGQADPLQAAGASALAFGLGGGLPLLAAGLAPMGVRGLSVALVAMLALVMLGVGGAQLGGAPKWPAIRRVVFWGGLAMAVTAGVGHLFGAIG; the protein is encoded by the coding sequence ATGCCCAGAGAAGGTCACTACATTAACCGCAGCAATTGGCTGCGCGCCGCCGTTTTGGGCGCCAACGATGGTATCGTCTCCTCGGCCAGCCTGCTGGTGGGGGTGAGTGCCGCCGGGATGACGCATGGCAATGTCCTATTGACCGGGCTTGCCGGCCTGACCGCCGGGGCGCTGTCGATGGCGGCGGGGGAATATGTGTCGGTCTCTGCCCAAGCGGATGTCGAACGTGCAGATCTGGAACGTGAGCGCGTCGCCCTGATCGAAGACCCCGACTATGAACTTAGCGAGTTGGCGGAAGGGTTGGAGAACCGCGGCGTGGAGAGCGACCTCGCCTTGGAAGTAGCCGCGCAGATGACCGACCATGACGCGCTCGGCGCCCATGCGCGGGAGGAGTTGGGCATGTTCGGCCTTGCTGGTCAGGCCGATCCCCTGCAGGCGGCGGGCGCCTCGGCACTGGCTTTTGGATTGGGCGGCGGGCTGCCTCTGCTTGCGGCAGGTCTCGCGCCAATGGGGGTACGGGGTCTGTCGGTCGCGCTGGTGGCGATGCTTGCGCTGGTGATGCTGGGGGTGGGCGGCGCGCAGCTAGGCGGTGCGCCGAAATGGCCTGCGATACGGCGCGTGGTCTTCTGGGGCGGTTTGGCCATGGCTGTGACGGCTGGGGTGGGCCATCTCTTCGGCGCGATTGGCTGA
- a CDS encoding Bax inhibitor-1/YccA family protein, producing MADVNTIRSTAGTRASAIDAGLRAHMNKVYGTMSIGMLITFAAAWAISGLSVTTDPAAGAAQLSESKYLTQIGYALYASPLKWVVMFAPLAFVFGFSAMINKMSAATAQTVFYAFAAVMGISISSIFLVFTGYSIAQVFLITSIAFAGLSLWGYTTKKDISGWGSFLIMGVIGLIVASIVNIFLASSALMFAISAIGVLIFAGLTAYDTQKIKTEYLAHAHHGDTEWLGKAAIMGALSLYLDFINMFMMLLSLFGNRE from the coding sequence ATGGCTGACGTCAATACAATTCGCTCAACCGCTGGGACGCGCGCCTCTGCGATCGACGCAGGCCTGCGCGCTCATATGAACAAGGTGTATGGCACCATGTCGATTGGCATGCTGATCACCTTTGCCGCCGCATGGGCCATTTCCGGCCTGTCGGTTACCACCGATCCTGCCGCTGGTGCCGCTCAGCTGAGCGAGAGCAAATACCTGACGCAGATCGGCTACGCGCTCTATGCCTCGCCGCTGAAATGGGTTGTGATGTTCGCGCCCTTGGCCTTTGTCTTTGGCTTTAGCGCGATGATCAACAAAATGTCCGCTGCGACGGCGCAGACGGTTTTCTATGCGTTCGCCGCTGTCATGGGCATCTCGATCAGCTCGATCTTCTTGGTCTTCACCGGCTATTCGATCGCGCAAGTCTTCCTGATCACCTCGATCGCCTTCGCGGGTCTGTCGCTCTGGGGTTACACCACCAAGAAGGACATCTCGGGCTGGGGCAGCTTCCTGATCATGGGCGTGATCGGCCTGATCGTCGCATCGATCGTCAACATCTTCCTCGCCTCCTCGGCGCTGATGTTTGCGATCTCCGCCATCGGTGTTCTGATCTTTGCAGGTCTGACCGCCTATGACACGCAGAAGATCAAAACCGAATACCTCGCCCACGCGCATCACGGCGACACCGAATGGTTGGGCAAAGCCGCCATCATGGGCGCGCTGAGCCTCTATCTGGACTTCATCAACATGTTCATGATGTTGCTGTCGCTCTTCGGTAATCGCGAGTAA
- a CDS encoding helix-turn-helix domain-containing protein, whose amino-acid sequence MVHVVDVHVGKRIRQRRWLTGMTQQKLAELVGIKFQQIQKYETGANRVSASRLWDIADALGVPVSFFFEGLKDEAVDGSAPIDGLPADLMADKEAMELVRSYYAIPENQRRRLFELARVLSDVA is encoded by the coding sequence ATGGTACATGTGGTAGATGTGCATGTGGGAAAACGCATCCGGCAACGGCGGTGGTTGACCGGGATGACCCAACAAAAACTAGCAGAACTTGTCGGCATCAAGTTTCAGCAAATACAGAAATATGAGACTGGGGCGAACCGGGTCAGCGCATCGCGTCTGTGGGATATCGCAGATGCGCTCGGAGTACCGGTGTCCTTCTTTTTTGAGGGGCTGAAAGACGAGGCGGTCGATGGCTCTGCGCCGATTGACGGGCTACCTGCCGATCTGATGGCCGACAAAGAAGCGATGGAACTGGTGCGCTCTTACTATGCCATTCCGGAAAATCAGCGGCGCAGGCTTTTTGAGCTGGCCCGCGTATTAAGCGACGTGGCCTGA
- a CDS encoding inositol monophosphatase family protein yields the protein MMKTTDFDPDIRRVAHLMADAARHVILPYFRSLDLEADNKLGLGFDPVTEADRAAERAMRDILAAERPMDGILGEEYGAQPGTSGLTWVLDPIDGTRGFLSGTPTWGVLIAVSDALGPFYGIIDQPYIGERFEGAPDGAFLTGPHGRHALKTRAARDLRQAIVFTTFPEVGSSEEASAFRAVASQALLTRYGMDCYAYALVAAGQVDLVIEAGLNAYDIQAPIAVIQAAGGVVTDWRGNPVHEGGRALAAANPEIHAQALQILSAF from the coding sequence ATGATGAAAACCACCGATTTTGATCCCGATATCCGCCGCGTTGCCCACCTCATGGCGGATGCCGCTCGCCACGTGATCCTACCCTATTTCCGGAGCCTTGACCTTGAGGCCGACAATAAGCTCGGCTTAGGCTTTGACCCGGTGACAGAGGCTGACCGTGCCGCCGAACGGGCGATGCGCGATATCTTGGCAGCGGAGCGGCCCATGGATGGGATCTTGGGTGAAGAATACGGTGCGCAGCCCGGTACTTCGGGGCTGACGTGGGTGCTTGACCCCATTGACGGCACGCGCGGCTTTCTCAGCGGCACGCCGACTTGGGGGGTGCTGATTGCTGTCTCCGATGCTTTAGGGCCGTTCTATGGCATTATTGACCAGCCCTATATTGGAGAGCGGTTTGAGGGCGCTCCGGATGGCGCGTTTTTGACCGGACCGCATGGGCGGCATGCCCTAAAAACCCGTGCAGCACGCGATCTGCGGCAAGCCATCGTTTTCACCACCTTCCCCGAAGTCGGCAGCAGCGAAGAGGCCAGCGCCTTTCGTGCCGTTGCATCGCAAGCATTGCTGACGCGCTATGGCATGGACTGTTACGCCTATGCACTGGTTGCGGCCGGACAGGTCGATCTGGTGATCGAGGCGGGGTTGAACGCCTATGACATTCAAGCGCCCATTGCGGTGATCCAAGCCGCGGGCGGGGTCGTGACCGATTGGCGGGGCAATCCGGTGCATGAAGGGGGCAGGGCGCTCGCCGCGGCTAACCCAGAAATCCACGCGCAAGCGTTGCAAATCCTATCGGCGTTTTGA
- a CDS encoding 8-oxoguanine deaminase encodes MAETLIRCADYLITMDDTRRELAGADLLLRDGVIAEIGQDLRTGGEIVEAKGCVVTPGLVNTHHHLYQSMTRAVPGAQNALLFGWLQRLYPIWARMGPEHMFVSAQIGLAELALSGCSLSSDHLYLYPNGVRLEDTIHAAAELGLRFHPTRGSMSIGESDGGLPPDALVEREAAILEDSIRVVDAFHDPAEGSMCRVGLAPCSPFSVSRELMRDTALLARDKGVMLHTHLAENTEDVAYSLETFGCRPGEYAESLGWLGDDVWHAHCVQLDASEIDLFARTRTGVAHCPCSNCRLGSGIAPVRAMLDAGVSLGLGVDGSASNDSGNLAAEARQAMLLQRVTRGADAMSPRAALELATRGGADVLGRADCGRLMPGKRADVAIWDVSGVQSAGSWDPAALLLAGPTAVRDLFVEGRQVVRDGRVTTIDLAAQVARQNELAKGLAE; translated from the coding sequence ATGGCCGAAACTCTCATCCGCTGCGCGGATTATCTTATCACGATGGACGATACCCGGCGGGAGCTTGCAGGCGCGGACCTGCTGCTGCGCGACGGGGTGATTGCCGAGATCGGGCAAGACCTCCGGACAGGGGGAGAGATTGTCGAGGCCAAGGGCTGTGTTGTCACACCCGGCCTCGTGAATACGCATCATCACCTTTACCAAAGCATGACCCGCGCTGTGCCGGGGGCCCAGAATGCGCTGCTCTTCGGCTGGCTGCAGCGGCTCTATCCGATCTGGGCGCGTATGGGGCCGGAGCATATGTTCGTCTCGGCACAAATCGGGCTGGCGGAACTGGCGCTGTCGGGCTGTAGCCTGAGTTCGGACCACCTCTATCTCTACCCAAACGGCGTGCGGCTGGAGGATACGATCCACGCCGCTGCCGAGCTTGGTCTGCGGTTTCACCCCACGCGCGGATCGATGAGTATCGGTGAAAGCGACGGCGGATTGCCCCCGGACGCGCTGGTCGAGCGTGAAGCGGCGATTTTGGAAGACAGCATTCGCGTAGTTGATGCGTTTCACGATCCCGCGGAAGGGTCGATGTGCCGCGTTGGCTTGGCCCCTTGTTCGCCCTTCTCCGTCAGCCGCGAATTGATGCGCGACACGGCCCTGCTGGCCCGTGACAAGGGTGTCATGCTGCACACCCATCTGGCCGAAAATACCGAAGACGTTGCTTATTCGCTAGAGACATTCGGCTGCCGCCCCGGCGAATATGCCGAAAGCCTTGGTTGGCTGGGCGATGACGTCTGGCATGCCCATTGCGTGCAACTGGACGCGTCCGAGATTGACCTCTTTGCCCGGACCCGCACGGGGGTGGCGCATTGCCCCTGTTCGAATTGCCGCCTTGGGTCAGGCATCGCGCCGGTGCGGGCGATGCTGGATGCGGGGGTGTCGCTGGGGCTGGGCGTCGACGGGTCGGCCAGCAATGACAGCGGCAATTTGGCCGCCGAGGCACGGCAGGCGATGCTGTTACAGCGCGTGACCCGCGGCGCTGATGCGATGAGCCCGCGTGCGGCGCTGGAACTGGCGACGCGGGGCGGGGCGGATGTGCTGGGGCGCGCTGATTGCGGCCGCCTGATGCCCGGCAAACGGGCCGATGTGGCGATCTGGGATGTCTCGGGTGTGCAAAGCGCGGGCAGTTGGGATCCTGCTGCGCTGCTTCTTGCCGGTCCGACGGCGGTGCGCGACCTTTTCGTTGAAGGCCGTCAGGTGGTGCGCGATGGTCGCGTCACCACGATTGACTTGGCCGCACAGGTGGCGCGGCAGAACGAATTGGCGAAAGGCTTGGCTGAATGA
- a CDS encoding CAP domain-containing protein, translating to MRPFFLSILMLAGMPAWADPMGLERVNALRDVQGLKPLIYDSRLAQAAGTHASDMAEHDYFSHKGRDGTDVGRRAAMAGYQWCFVAENIAKGQQSLDEVMTGWTNSPGHYRNMVDSRAEEMGLVRTDSEVWVMVLGAPC from the coding sequence ATGAGGCCATTTTTTCTATCGATACTTATGTTGGCAGGGATGCCAGCATGGGCCGACCCGATGGGGTTGGAGCGCGTAAACGCGCTGCGGGATGTGCAGGGGCTCAAACCGTTGATCTATGACAGCCGCTTGGCGCAGGCGGCGGGAACCCATGCCAGCGATATGGCAGAGCATGACTATTTCAGCCACAAGGGCCGCGACGGCACGGATGTAGGCCGTCGTGCCGCGATGGCGGGCTATCAATGGTGTTTTGTCGCTGAAAACATCGCCAAGGGGCAGCAGTCCTTGGATGAGGTCATGACCGGCTGGACCAATTCGCCGGGGCATTACCGCAATATGGTCGACAGCCGCGCCGAAGAGATGGGGCTGGTGCGGACCGATAGCGAGGTCTGGGTCATGGTGTTGGGCGCGCCCTGCTGA
- the guaD gene encoding guanine deaminase: MTNQRLLLGATLSYSGNPMQSAWEDAVKIDTEGGVLIEEGRITAVGNRDALRAAHPQTEVTHYGNALICPGFVDAHVHYPQTAIIASWGKRLIDWLNTYTFPEEMRLSDPAYADEIAARYLDLTLAHGTTTVASYCTIHPHSADALFQAAEDRGQRIVAGKTCMDRNAPEGLRDTVQSAYEDSKTLIERWHGKGRASYAITPRFSPTSTPEQLSALGALWAEHPTCLMQTHLSEQTDEIEWVRGLFPEARDYLDTYETHGLLNERGLYGHAIHLEPREIDRLAETGGALVHCPTSNTFIGSGLFDMTGLAARGIPLALATDTGGGSSFSMLRTMAAAYEVGQLRGTPLHAAQLIWLATAGSARSLHLQDHVGSLATGMEADITVLSLDSTPAIAQRHAAAKDIWESLFATIMMGDDRAIADVWVAGARRGGTA, from the coding sequence ATGACAAATCAACGACTCCTTTTGGGCGCAACGCTCAGCTATTCCGGCAACCCGATGCAAAGCGCCTGGGAGGATGCCGTGAAGATCGACACCGAAGGCGGTGTCTTGATCGAAGAAGGCCGGATCACGGCGGTTGGCAATCGAGACGCCCTGCGCGCCGCGCATCCGCAGACCGAGGTGACGCACTACGGCAACGCGCTGATTTGTCCGGGGTTTGTCGATGCCCATGTGCATTATCCCCAGACCGCGATCATCGCCTCTTGGGGCAAGCGGCTGATCGACTGGCTCAACACCTATACCTTCCCCGAAGAGATGCGCCTGTCGGATCCGGCCTATGCGGATGAGATCGCCGCGCGTTATTTGGACCTGACGCTGGCCCATGGCACCACCACGGTCGCGTCTTATTGCACGATCCATCCCCACAGTGCCGACGCGCTGTTTCAGGCGGCAGAGGATCGCGGTCAACGGATCGTGGCGGGCAAGACCTGCATGGATCGCAACGCCCCTGAGGGGCTGCGCGACACGGTGCAATCGGCCTATGAAGACAGCAAAACGCTGATTGAGCGCTGGCACGGCAAGGGCCGCGCGAGCTATGCAATCACGCCGCGTTTCTCTCCGACCTCGACGCCCGAGCAACTCTCGGCCCTCGGTGCGCTTTGGGCAGAGCATCCGACCTGTCTGATGCAAACCCACCTCAGCGAACAGACGGATGAGATCGAATGGGTGCGCGGGTTGTTTCCTGAGGCCCGTGATTACCTTGATACCTATGAGACCCACGGACTGCTGAACGAACGAGGCCTTTACGGCCATGCGATCCACCTAGAGCCGCGTGAGATCGACCGGCTGGCAGAGACGGGCGGCGCGTTGGTGCATTGCCCGACCTCCAACACTTTCATCGGTTCCGGGCTGTTTGACATGACCGGCCTTGCCGCGCGGGGCATTCCGCTGGCGCTGGCGACGGATACCGGGGGCGGCTCGTCGTTTTCGATGCTGCGCACCATGGCGGCAGCCTATGAGGTCGGCCAGTTGCGCGGCACGCCGCTACATGCGGCGCAGCTGATCTGGCTTGCCACCGCAGGCTCGGCCCGCAGCCTTCATCTGCAGGATCATGTGGGTTCTCTAGCGACTGGGATGGAGGCGGATATCACCGTGCTATCGCTCGACTCGACCCCCGCTATCGCACAGCGTCACGCGGCTGCCAAAGATATCTGGGAAAGCCTCTTCGCCACCATCATGATGGGCGATGACCGCGCGATTGCAGATGTTTGGGTTGCGGGTGCGCGTCGGGGTGGCACGGCGTAA
- the mgtE gene encoding magnesium transporter, producing the protein MSEQIEELDPAVASEETAEAYMLDRKAVAAILETVEAGDQAHLTQLMEPLHAADIADLLEQIDEDDRAALIRLYGQEFDGEILSELDESIREEVISILSPQVLTQAVRELDSDDVVDLIEDLEDAQQETILDALEETDRVAVEQALNWPEYSAGRLMQREVVMAPEHWTVGQAIDHLRATKEEDLPDQFYHIVMVDPRLHPVGNVTLGKLMRSRRETRLADILEDTFQIIPAMRDEGDVAYAFNQYHLISAPVVDEEGRLIGVITIDDAMAVLDEEHEEDILRLAGVGEGSLSDRVTETTKQRLPWLAVNLVTAIAASMVISQFEAAIAQIVALAVLMPIVASMGGNAGTQSLTVAVRAIATKDLTGSNVWRVIRREVLVGLVNGVIFAVIMGIVGVIWFGSPALGYVIATAMVINLVVAGLAGTGIPILLERFGIDPALASGAFVTTVTDVVGFFAFLGLAALVLL; encoded by the coding sequence ATGTCAGAGCAGATCGAAGAGCTGGATCCGGCGGTAGCCTCTGAGGAGACTGCCGAGGCCTATATGCTGGACCGTAAGGCCGTTGCCGCGATCCTTGAAACCGTGGAGGCCGGGGATCAGGCCCATCTAACCCAGCTCATGGAACCGCTGCACGCGGCGGACATCGCTGACCTTTTGGAGCAGATCGACGAGGATGACCGCGCGGCGCTGATCCGGCTCTATGGGCAGGAATTCGACGGTGAGATTCTGTCGGAACTCGACGAGTCGATCCGCGAAGAGGTCATCTCCATCCTGTCGCCGCAGGTTCTGACCCAAGCGGTGCGCGAGCTGGACAGCGATGATGTCGTCGACCTGATCGAAGATCTGGAGGATGCGCAGCAGGAAACCATCCTCGACGCGCTGGAGGAGACTGACCGGGTCGCCGTTGAACAGGCGCTGAACTGGCCGGAGTATTCCGCCGGTCGTCTGATGCAGCGCGAGGTCGTCATGGCGCCCGAGCATTGGACGGTTGGTCAAGCCATCGACCACCTGCGCGCCACCAAGGAAGAAGACCTGCCCGATCAGTTCTATCACATCGTCATGGTCGACCCGCGTCTGCACCCGGTGGGCAATGTGACACTGGGCAAGCTGATGCGCTCGCGCCGCGAGACGCGGCTGGCGGATATCTTGGAGGACACATTCCAGATCATTCCCGCCATGCGCGATGAGGGCGACGTGGCCTATGCGTTTAACCAGTACCACCTGATTTCGGCCCCTGTCGTCGATGAAGAGGGGCGGCTGATCGGGGTCATCACCATCGACGACGCGATGGCGGTGCTTGATGAGGAACATGAAGAAGATATCCTGCGTCTGGCGGGTGTGGGCGAAGGCTCTCTCTCTGACCGGGTGACGGAAACGACCAAACAGCGCCTGCCGTGGCTTGCGGTGAACCTTGTGACGGCGATTGCGGCATCGATGGTGATTTCTCAGTTTGAAGCAGCCATCGCGCAGATCGTGGCGCTGGCGGTGCTGATGCCGATCGTGGCCTCGATGGGCGGCAATGCAGGCACGCAAAGCCTGACCGTGGCAGTGCGTGCGATTGCCACCAAAGACCTCACCGGCTCCAACGTCTGGCGGGTGATCCGGCGGGAGGTTCTCGTCGGCTTGGTCAACGGGGTGATTTTCGCGGTGATCATGGGGATCGTCGGCGTGATCTGGTTCGGCTCTCCGGCGCTGGGCTATGTGATCGCCACGGCAATGGTGATTAACCTTGTGGTGGCGGGGCTTGCAGGCACTGGTATCCCGATCTTACTGGAGCGGTTCGGGATTGACCCGGCACTCGCCTCGGGAGCCTTTGTGACGACGGTGACGGATGTGGTCGGTTTTTTCGCCTTCCTCGGTCTCGCGGCGCTGGTGCTGTTGTGA
- a CDS encoding 5-formyltetrahydrofolate cyclo-ligase — MSDAAARKAAARKAAFARRKPLFEQANAAQGGYLSEVLAGYRGVPLSGFMPIRTEIDPRPAMAEACAHGPVGVPVIMWPDHPLSFSRWTPETPMVSGSFGAMIPEHNDFFEPEIVIVPLLAFNRAGARLGYGGGFYDRTLAMLRARRATMAIGFAFAGQEWDDIPLEETDEPLDLIVTEAGVIEVTQR, encoded by the coding sequence GTGAGTGATGCTGCGGCCCGCAAGGCCGCGGCGCGCAAGGCCGCCTTTGCCCGCCGCAAGCCGTTGTTTGAGCAGGCGAATGCCGCGCAGGGGGGCTATTTGTCTGAGGTGCTGGCAGGCTACCGTGGCGTGCCGCTTTCGGGGTTCATGCCGATCCGGACCGAGATTGACCCCCGTCCCGCCATGGCAGAGGCCTGCGCCCATGGGCCGGTTGGCGTGCCGGTGATCATGTGGCCTGACCATCCGCTCTCCTTCTCGCGCTGGACGCCGGAGACGCCAATGGTTTCGGGCAGCTTCGGCGCGATGATCCCAGAACATAACGATTTTTTCGAACCTGAGATCGTGATTGTGCCGCTCTTGGCCTTCAACCGCGCAGGCGCGCGGCTGGGCTATGGCGGCGGGTTTTATGACCGGACGCTAGCGATGCTGCGCGCGCGGAGGGCCACGATGGCGATTGGTTTCGCCTTTGCAGGGCAGGAGTGGGATGACATTCCGCTCGAGGAAACCGATGAGCCGCTGGACCTGATCGTGACAGAGGCCGGTGTGATCGAAGTGACGCAACGCTAA
- a CDS encoding TIGR00282 family metallophosphoesterase, with product MKILFLGDVMGRAGRRAITENLARLRRDWKLDFIVVNGENATGGMGLSGAHAKTLLDAGADCLTLGDHAFDQKDMLSFIEQEPRVIRPLNFSKSAPGKGAKLFTAQNGKKVLVTQALGQVFMKRPFDDPFSALEPVLKTHPLGGMAQAIIVDMHCEATSEKMAMGHWCDGRASLVVGTHTHVPTADAMILPGGTAYLSDAGMCGDYHSVIGMDKAEPLRRFITGMPRERFTPANGEATLSGVYIETDDRTGRATRIVPVREGGALQASAP from the coding sequence ATGAAGATTTTGTTTCTTGGCGATGTGATGGGCCGGGCCGGACGGCGGGCGATCACCGAAAATCTGGCGCGGCTGCGGCGCGACTGGAAGCTCGATTTTATTGTGGTGAATGGCGAGAATGCGACCGGGGGCATGGGCCTGTCGGGCGCGCATGCCAAAACGTTGCTGGATGCCGGAGCTGACTGTCTGACCCTTGGCGATCACGCTTTCGATCAGAAAGACATGCTCAGCTTTATCGAGCAGGAGCCGCGCGTGATCCGCCCGCTGAACTTCTCCAAATCCGCGCCGGGCAAAGGGGCCAAGCTGTTCACGGCGCAGAACGGCAAGAAGGTTCTGGTCACCCAAGCGCTTGGCCAAGTCTTTATGAAACGGCCCTTTGATGATCCTTTCTCGGCGCTGGAGCCGGTGCTGAAAACGCATCCTTTGGGCGGCATGGCGCAGGCGATCATCGTCGATATGCACTGCGAAGCTACGAGCGAAAAGATGGCCATGGGCCACTGGTGCGACGGGCGGGCGAGCCTTGTTGTCGGCACCCATACCCATGTGCCCACCGCCGATGCGATGATCCTGCCGGGCGGGACGGCCTACCTCAGCGATGCGGGCATGTGCGGCGATTATCATTCGGTGATCGGCATGGATAAGGCCGAGCCGCTGCGCCGTTTCATCACCGGCATGCCGCGCGAACGTTTCACCCCGGCCAATGGCGAGGCGACACTCTCAGGCGTTTATATCGAAACCGATGACCGCACGGGCCGGGCCACGCGGATCGTGCCGGTGCGCGAGGGCGGTGCCTTACAGGCCAGCGCGCCCTGA
- a CDS encoding SLC13 family permease, with the protein MEFFSFSPMETAVLTLVVVGMMFVLFLREAFPTEVVAIAGAALLLAIGVLPYDDALAVLSNPAPWTIAAMFIIMGALVRTGALDVLTRLAERSAKTHPKTAVAGVILSVMAASAIMNNTPVVVVMIPVVVQLTRTLNTKASKLLIPLSYAAIMGGSLTLIGTSTNLLVDGVARSQGMEPFGIFEILPVGLVVCAWGLIYMLFFADKLLPARDSMANMLSDRSKMKFFTEAVIPPESNLIGREVLDVQLFKREGVRLIDVVRGDDSLRRNLKGVELQVGDRVVLRTQMTELLSLQNNKELRRVDQLSAVETTTVEVLITPGCRMVGRSLGSMRLRRRYGVYALAVHRRNQNIGQQLDQLIIKVGDTLLLEGAAEDIQRLATDMNLVDVTQPSARAFRRGHAPIAIAALVGIVTLAAFNVAPILALAVIAVAVVLVTGCIDAEEAFSFVEGRLLALIFAMLAVGAALQNSGAIALIVDNIAPGLAELPPFWIILSVFLLTTTLTEIVSNNAVAVIMTPIAISLSTALGMDPRPLVVAVMIAASCAFATPIGYQTNTLVYGPGGYKFTDFMRIGIPLNLSMSLLVSAVIPLFW; encoded by the coding sequence ATGGAATTTTTCAGCTTCTCTCCGATGGAGACGGCCGTACTCACCCTTGTGGTGGTCGGCATGATGTTCGTGCTTTTCCTGCGCGAAGCTTTCCCTACCGAAGTGGTCGCCATCGCCGGTGCAGCGCTGTTGCTGGCCATTGGCGTCCTGCCCTATGACGATGCGCTGGCAGTACTGTCAAACCCCGCGCCTTGGACGATTGCGGCCATGTTTATCATCATGGGGGCGCTGGTGCGCACCGGGGCGCTTGATGTGCTGACCCGGCTTGCCGAACGGTCGGCCAAGACACATCCTAAGACGGCGGTGGCGGGGGTGATCCTGTCTGTCATGGCGGCCAGTGCGATTATGAACAACACGCCCGTCGTCGTGGTGATGATCCCGGTGGTGGTGCAATTGACCCGCACGCTCAATACCAAAGCCTCTAAGTTGCTGATCCCACTAAGTTATGCCGCGATCATGGGTGGTTCTCTCACGTTGATCGGCACCTCGACCAACCTTCTGGTCGATGGTGTGGCACGGTCGCAGGGGATGGAGCCTTTCGGTATCTTCGAGATCCTCCCCGTTGGCCTTGTGGTCTGCGCGTGGGGCCTGATCTACATGCTGTTCTTCGCAGACAAGCTACTGCCCGCGCGCGACAGCATGGCGAATATGCTGTCGGACCGCTCTAAAATGAAGTTCTTTACCGAGGCGGTGATCCCCCCGGAAAGTAACTTGATTGGCCGTGAAGTATTGGATGTGCAGCTGTTCAAACGCGAAGGCGTGCGGCTGATCGACGTGGTGCGCGGTGATGATTCATTGCGCCGCAACCTTAAAGGCGTTGAGCTTCAGGTCGGAGACCGCGTGGTGCTGCGGACCCAGATGACCGAGCTGTTGAGCCTGCAAAACAACAAGGAACTGCGCCGGGTTGATCAGCTTTCGGCAGTGGAGACCACGACCGTTGAGGTGCTGATCACGCCGGGCTGCCGGATGGTGGGCCGTTCGCTGGGCTCAATGCGGTTGCGGCGGCGCTACGGGGTCTATGCGCTGGCGGTGCATCGGCGGAACCAGAACATCGGCCAGCAGCTTGATCAATTGATCATCAAAGTGGGCGACACGCTGCTGCTGGAAGGCGCGGCAGAGGACATTCAGCGGTTGGCCACCGACATGAACCTCGTCGATGTAACCCAACCCTCGGCCCGCGCCTTTCGCCGGGGCCATGCGCCGATTGCCATCGCCGCGCTGGTGGGGATCGTCACATTGGCGGCCTTCAACGTGGCGCCGATCTTGGCTTTGGCCGTGATTGCTGTGGCCGTGGTGCTAGTGACGGGCTGTATCGACGCGGAGGAGGCATTCTCTTTCGTGGAAGGGCGCTTGCTGGCGCTGATCTTTGCCATGTTGGCCGTGGGGGCCGCGCTGCAAAACTCGGGCGCTATTGCGCTGATTGTCGATAATATCGCACCGGGGCTGGCGGAACTGCCGCCCTTCTGGATCATCCTGTCCGTGTTCCTGCTGACGACGACCCTGACCGAGATCGTCAGCAACAATGCCGTGGCGGTGATCATGACGCCCATCGCCATCAGCCTCAGCACTGCGCTTGGCATGGACCCGCGCCCGCTGGTTGTGGCGGTGATGATCGCGGCCTCCTGCGCCTTTGCCACGCCGATTGGGTATCAGACTAACACGCTGGTTTACGGGCCGGGGGGGTATAAATTCACCGACTTCATGCGCATCGGGATCCCGCTTAACTTAAGCATGTCGCTGCTGGTAAGCGCGGTGATCCCGCTGTTTTGGTAG